One Panulirus ornatus isolate Po-2019 chromosome 1, ASM3632096v1, whole genome shotgun sequence genomic region harbors:
- the LOC139749568 gene encoding uncharacterized protein, with protein sequence MMRVRAWWWCMATVAALGWVAAPSHSFTLDGYFQVLALAAKKRDIWRKIFLGRDIGFAVSPWLFKDRVQPPFVPIVTTFPRYPVHGHYRHEHGSLSPPVASSALHPSLPASAVRRLFHVGHFAPSPMTNAAHLLHDTRRRAGGWWFAPPYVPVVRPHPHQYTWGR encoded by the exons ATGATGCGAGTTCGAGCTTGGTGGTGGTGCATGGCGACAGTGGCCGCGCTGGGCTGGGTTGCTGCGCCCTCACATTCCTTCACTCTTGATGGATACTTCCAG GTGCTGGCACTAGCAGCCAAGAAGAGGGACATATGGAGGAAGATCTTCTTGGGCAGAGACATAG GGTTTGCTGTGTCGCCGTGGCTGTTCAAGGACCGCGTCCAACCACCATTTGTGCCCATCGTGACCACCTTCCCGCGTTACCCCGTCCATGGCCACTACCGCCACGAGCATGGCTCGCTGTCTCCTCCCGTCGCCTCGTCTGCACTCCATCCGTCTCTCCCAGCCAGCGCCGTCCGAAGACTCTTCCACGTCGGCCACTTCGCCCCTTCTCCCATGACCAACGCCGCCCACTTGTTGCACGACACTCGGCGAAGGGCAGGAGGTTGGTGGTTCGCCCCGCCCTACGTACCGGTGGTGCGGCCTCACCCTCACCAGTATACGTGGGGACGATAA